Within Xiphias gladius isolate SHS-SW01 ecotype Sanya breed wild chromosome 5, ASM1685928v1, whole genome shotgun sequence, the genomic segment CAAACGAGCTAATTATTCTTTCTCGGCGCTTGATTGAGGTTAAAACGCTTTTCACGACATTTCATCTACAGACACGACATGGCTTCTCTGGATATCCGCCTCGAGTCGAAGAAACAGGTGAGCACCAATGTCCGCTAGCTTGATctacttttaacatttgaaagcCTTGTTCCCTTCGACCGCCTCAGTTACTCTAACAGGTGAGCTCGTGTCCAGGTAAGTGTGAGTTTTGATAACCAGACGGACAGCAGGGATCCTACGAGCCGAGCAGGTAGATGCCAGGCCCGTGCAGTTGTGTGAGTAAGACTGTCCTCTCGAACCGGCGCTCATAACGTTTATGGCGACTGTGTCGAGAGGAAGGACAATTATCAAACTAAAGCATTTCATCTCTTCATTGCAGGTTGATGACTTCTGCCAGAAGCTCACCAAAGAGGTCGTTTATCCAGTAGTCTCATCTCATAAAATATCTCCTAAAATTGATCTTTTCAGATTGATCTGAATTGTGTcacataataatatatatttttttccaacaggCAGAAGAGCTGGTTTCAAAGTTTTTCCCTCAGAAGATTGAAGACTTGCAGATGCTGCTGAAGGTATCAGTCCGTGTCTGTATGAAGCAAACTGGGGTCAAAGGTCTTGAAGGGATCTTTAGGGGTTGACTGGGGTTCCTGAGGCAAATTAAGAATGACCCTGTTATGACAACTCTTTACTTTGATCAAATTGTTGCTCGTATTCTAAGATACACAAGGACATTTATGACTTGTGTTTGCTGCCAGACATCTTTCAGCTGTGATGACCTGGCATCCTTGAAGGCTCCACTGGACATCCCGATACCTGACCCAGTTAAAGAGGAGGCCAAACgcaagaagaaggaggaggtaGGTCCTGCACTCGATAGGTTTTAGGCTCTTTTCTCTGGAATAACtccaataaagaaaatatgctGGTTTGAAGAAATCCAAATACAGTACTGGAGAGttataacatttctttttttgttggtcAGTTAATTAATTCAGCATAATTAGGTCTAGTTGCAATTTGCCACTACCTATAATTCGTTTAGAGGAAATTGccaagacaagcctgagccagccctaataagtataagctttatcaaaaaggaaggttttaagcctactcttaaacgtggagagggtgtctgcctcccggacccagcACACAACACTGTAACTGAATCCCCAGTTACTATGGCTAACAATCACTGGGCaacttccttttattttcagtgatctttaaataaaaatctaaatgacaTCTCAATCCGCCATGAATTAAGCCTTTATTTGGCATTAAATCCAATTAAGGTTATTTCTTATTGCTGAACCTAAAGGTTCTTAGACTAGCACTGAAAGAATCGTGTAAGGAGTGGAAGTACCTGCAGGGTCTCTATGCAGcacaaaatgaacactgacTTTAAGATGTAGACATAAAAGTCACTCACGGATGAGGTTTTTTCACCTTCGGTTGTATCCCTCATTTATACAGAACTCTAATTAATTTTGGCAGTTGGTGTCATTTTGCACACACTGATTTAGAAAAGGAAAGAGTGCAGCATTTCCAGTGTCCTGATTTTTATGAATGGGAAAGTGGGCTGGAAGAATATTTGAGATCATACAGCAACTCACTAGAATAAACAATAAGGCTTCAGACGTCAGGTGCAGGGAACAGGGACTGCTACCACTGGGTTACATTTCTTATGCAAGAAGAAAAGTCAATTTGACATCTTCATTTTACCAGCCACATAAAAAAAGCATGTGGGTGAGCTTGTTTAAGAGATTAATAGGCAGTGGAAACTCTCTGACCTAATCTCTTCTGTTCTTATGTTGCAgaaggaggggaagaaagacaAGGACAGCGATAAAGAGGAGGAAGATTCGGGTAAATGGGAAGACAGAGATGGTGTTGATAAGTCATAAGGCAAACTACTGTTTGAATGTGAAGGAAAGAGCGGTATTTATATGATAATCCAGGGTGGTGGTTATCAAACACTGTACGACGCAGTCACCTGTCATTTTCACAAGGTCCATCTTAAAGTTCTTTGTGATTACAGTTTTCTGTACAAGAATCTGGTTATCGTGAAGTGAAGGTAATAGGTTTCAACTTTGAATTAAATATGCACAAAGATTGGTGTGGAAAAATACTTAAAGGTGGAAAAAGggtttttgtaaaacaaaatttttatataaatCTATGATTGCGCAATGCAAACTATTGTAATTATATAATTGTGGTTATTCTGTATAATGAAGCTATTCTGTACGATGTGATTATTCTACAAACGTGGTTCAGGTTTTTGTACAAACAGTACAAGAAAACCTGAATTGCTGGACGTTATTGCTTTTCTACTTATTCCTTAAccattaataatgaataaaggATTCCATTTAAAGCATTGTATACAGATCAATTTGCCAGGATTGATTCGTAGTTCCCTGGGAGCcagaaaaccatttttaaattttcattgtttACAAAATTTTATGTGGGTGGTCTTTACTGAAAAGGAAATCCTCTTTGAAAGCAGTCCAGGTGAAGCCCAACTGAACCAGAATTCACTCTTTCATACTGTGACTGAATGAAGCGATGTTCAGGCATGTTTTGTCCTCCAGGGCCTCCCTGTGGTCCCATCTGCATCAACGAGCGAGTGGAGAGTCTCCTGCAGGAAGTCAAGCCTCAGATCCAGACACTGAAGGAGAAGCTCAACacggtctgtctgtctctaaatCAGTCTCCATAGCTTCACACATGTAAGGAATCTGCCTTTCAGTTCATATGATTTTATATAACAAAGACAGGAGCTCACATGCCATGTCTCAACAGTGGTCCCATATATAGTTATGACATATATAGTTATGGCAGATGACCTTCTGCCTCTATCTAGTGTTTACACCTGTTTTAAATGGAGCTGTCTCGGAACTTTATAACTGGAATATCAAAACACTATGACAGACTCATATATTACACTAGAGGTCATTATATTCAGATTTTGTTTCTGGCAGGTGTCAATGTGGGTGCAACTCCAAATCCCTAAAATTGAAGATGGAAACAATTTTGGAGTGGCTGTGCAGGTTAGTAACTGCTGATAATTTGGTGATACAGGACAGTGATACCATGTCTTGTGTGTCTCAAAAAGATCTTTGTACATGTTCCTAATTTAGTGTTGATCTTTGAGGTGAAATTTAGTTTTTGGGTTTGACAGCTTTGCTTTTGTCCAACAGGAGAAAGTGTTTGAGCTGCTGACCAACACACGCACCAAAATTGAGGGATTCCAAACTCAGATTTCAAAGTAAGAGCCCACACCAAAGCAGCTACTTTAcggcagttttttgttttttagttttttattgtgtttatgcACCAGTACACTCGGTGTGAAATGACTTTAACttttgagaggaaaaataataCATACTTCCTCttacaaaagaaaagttgaacTCACAGATGAACTGTGAATATTTTAGCACGTTCAACAAAAGTCACACATTCTCACTTTAATCAGAACTGgatgggttttctttttttagatgGCAAATTTGAATCagaaattttgacatttagtgAGGCACCCTGAGCGAGTTTAAAGCTTGTTGGATAGCAATATATCCTATTGAGGACTgttcaaaatgaatgacaagAAACTTATCTTTCCTCTTTGGCTTGTTAGATATTACAGTGAAAGAGGAGATGCTGTGGCCAAAGCCTCCAAACAACCCCACGTGGTCAGTATCTCATGTTGCATTTTGATCAGAGTATTGCATTttcatacatgtatgtgtgtttctgggtGATGATGCTCACACACTCAGTGATAGAATcaattaagataaaaaaaagacatcgTGACTCCTGTGTTCTCCTCTGCATAAACTGGGTACATAGTGCATGTgccatatttgtttttgcatgtaaacACGGTGCTTGTGGTGTGTGCTTTTTGATGCAGGGAGACTACAGACAATTGGTTCATGAGCTTGACCAGTACCAGTACTGTGAGCTCCGCCTTGTGGTCCTGGACATCCGCAACACATATGTAAGATACACCCACTTCATTGTTTACTGTTAGGCTTCCGTTCGAGtgctaacattttctatttattcagaCGCTTACAGAGACAAATCtgaaaatggataaaaatctAATTGTGTAAAATGTGTCTAAACACAAGTGATAATGATTTGTATGATAATGTAGACTGATTGACTACATTAACGTCTGCATACATTCAAATACTGCCTAAACCTTATGTAGCCTATCAAACCCAGTATACCCTCTTTGGTAATCATACAGtgtattttgaataaaactACCCACAAATCTGTAAAATATTCCAGCTgtgtcccagcagcagcagcggtagTGGCAAAATGGAATCCATTCCTCCTTAATAGGATAGTAATTAAACTAATTGCTGTGCTTTTGTAAAATTGATTGGTACTCCATCTCCTGTCCATTAATCCGTTTGTCTCCTTCCTCTGGCTAATGTCCTCCTGTGTTGATGATGTTAATGAACAAGGAGGTACAGGTGATGATGCTGTTTGACACAATTATATAGTAGCTCCGAATCTGGATGTCGCTCTCTTTTATTACCCTCTCTGACTAGTCTGTTTCTCTCATTCAGTCTCTGTCTTACATCTTTCTCACACTCACATTTCGGCTGTTGTCTGTTTGTGGCTGACACACACTGTCTTTATTTCTCCCTGCAGGCTGTGCTGTTTGATATCATTAACAAGAACTATGACAAGATTAAGAAGCCTAGAGGAGATGGGAAAGCTCTCATCTACTGAGACTGACATCTGCACACTCACAGGCATTCAAACTAGACACAACTAGTCTAGTATGACACtcatcaaatatcaaaacaccCACTCTGACAAAAATTGTCTACTTTTTCTTATTGTGTATACATTTTGGTTcagattacaaaataaagtaacatGAGTCTGATAACGCTGCCTGAacttattttgtccaaatgCGAATTTAAAATCTTCTTTTTAACTAATGTTGACAATTAAGGTAACCTGCATATTTATATGACACCAGACTTACGCAATGTTGTAAAGGGCGTTCACAGGTAACATACCTAGATTCTCGTCACAGCCCTAATGAAAACCTTTTGACCGTTCAATACATCCTGAGCTGTCAACGTCACACTGTCATCCCTCAAATATCATTTACTCAGAGTTTAATATTGTAGCCTTTTGTCAGCGTCTGTGGAGGTAAAAAGTCTGTCTCCTGGCAAACCAGGACAGCCCCAGCACGGTTTGAGTCTGTACCACCCCTGATAAAGTCCTTTCCACCCCAGGTAGCCCAGAGCTCCTCCCAGCTGCTGGGAAGGGAACTTGGGGAAGTGTGAGAGCAAACACAGTAGCAGGAAAATCCACACAGCAAGTAGAAGTACACACAGGAGGAAGATGAATCTCAATGGGGCTCCGGGGGATCTCTGCATGGGTGTCGCTTGGACTATGTGAGCACCAAAGACAGACAATTCCTCCACCAGCAGTAGGCAACACAAGCAGAGGATGAGTACATCCTGGGATACTTCGTAACCCCTCCACACCATGTTGGCTTTGAGGCAGGAGGCCTTGGTCTCATCTTCATGCAGGAGCAGCAGCGGCAGTCCTGGGGAGGCAGAGCTCTGGATGTCCTGTGCAACAGTCATTGTTTCATAACAGGTCCCTGCTGCATCCTCCAGCAGGGTCAAGAGGTGCTGACAGCCCCACCAGAGCAACCCGACGACCCCTACCCGAGAGAGGTGGCGGAGGGAAACAGACATGGAGTCACGggctgagagggagaggaggaggatgaaggaacCTGTCAAGATCCAGGTCCAACCCCAAGTGGATTTTAGGAACTTCCTGTGGGAGAGTTGAATCAGAAAATCAGTGTTACAGGAAAAGTGAATGATAATAATTTATAGTTGCAAACTTGATGGTTTAAAGTGAACAAACTTAGTTTCACTGAACAGTACCAATGAGTATCTTTTATAGAATAATGGTGAGTATGATAGTACAAGTAGAGAACTCTCAGTCAGAGTTTACTTACATTAGATAGCATTAGCTCTCATCAGCTACTGGTCACACCAGACCAGGTAAATCCCCTGAATGTGCTGAACTgagcaaaaatgcattttattgcttatgagTTTAACTTTTCggttatctttttttaataataataataaggctgGCAGAagatttacattaaattatCTTTCAATCTGTAAAGCAATGATTATGTCTTTTAATTACTTTCAAAAAATCATGAGTGATCATTTATAAACTCTTCATTAGTAGACAATGACTTATATTTATGTAGTAATTTCTCTATATCCTCGTCTGGTGAGGACTAAGATCCATGAGACACACCAGTGACTAATGCATACCTGAGAATCCTGGTTAAATATGTCTAGTAtcaaagttttaaatgtaactgGTCTTTAATGCAGCAGTGGAATTAATGGCCTTTAAGCTCATAGTGAAAGGTTTAAAAGAAGGCCACAGGTGCAACTGAAAATCATGCAGCCACTTTATACATTTTCAGCAAAAGCAGCTAGTTAATGATGTGAGATACTTATTAAAAAAAGGAGCTCTCACCTGTACAGGTAGTGGTGGCTGTTTGCAAAGAGGCTGAACTTTGACACCCAAAAACTCAGCACAGGCCCAAACAGAACCAAACTAGACAGCACCAGGTGGAAATGTCGTCTGACCAGGTGGCTTCCTAAAATTCTGGCCAGCAAGTTTGTTACAAACTCCAGAGCAACATTGAGGACTCTGATGATGAACTTTCCCGGCAGTATCAGGTCTTCGGCCATCTTGTGTAACTTCTTCAAGCTGATGCCTGGCGTGAGGCCATTTGAGCAGTTTTCAGTCTTTAGATCCATGTTCTTCTAGTCTGCTTGTCTTCTTAAGGATACCTTTTGTAATTTTGACaatgtccttttctttttgtgtccaATCAAAGCTCAGTGCTGGAGTCTGCCTCAATGTCTGTTGTGAATGAAAGG encodes:
- the psme1 gene encoding proteasome activator complex subunit 1 isoform X1, which produces MEKKPKKKPYKSHDATGALNVKEGKHDMASLDIRLESKKQVDDFCQKLTKEAEELVSKFFPQKIEDLQMLLKTSFSCDDLASLKAPLDIPIPDPVKEEAKRKKKEEKEGKKDKDSDKEEEDSGPPCGPICINERVESLLQEVKPQIQTLKEKLNTVSMWVQLQIPKIEDGNNFGVAVQEKVFELLTNTRTKIEGFQTQISKYYSERGDAVAKASKQPHVGDYRQLVHELDQYQYCELRLVVLDIRNTYAVLFDIINKNYDKIKKPRGDGKALIY
- the psme1 gene encoding proteasome activator complex subunit 1 isoform X2; this encodes MASLDIRLESKKQVDDFCQKLTKEAEELVSKFFPQKIEDLQMLLKTSFSCDDLASLKAPLDIPIPDPVKEEAKRKKKEEKEGKKDKDSDKEEEDSGPPCGPICINERVESLLQEVKPQIQTLKEKLNTVSMWVQLQIPKIEDGNNFGVAVQEKVFELLTNTRTKIEGFQTQISKYYSERGDAVAKASKQPHVGDYRQLVHELDQYQYCELRLVVLDIRNTYAVLFDIINKNYDKIKKPRGDGKALIY
- the LOC120789641 gene encoding fat storage-inducing transmembrane protein 1, encoding MDLKTENCSNGLTPGISLKKLHKMAEDLILPGKFIIRVLNVALEFVTNLLARILGSHLVRRHFHLVLSSLVLFGPVLSFWVSKFSLFANSHHYLYRKFLKSTWGWTWILTGSFILLLSLSARDSMSVSLRHLSRVGVVGLLWWGCQHLLTLLEDAAGTCYETMTVAQDIQSSASPGLPLLLLHEDETKASCLKANMVWRGYEVSQDVLILCLCCLLLVEELSVFGAHIVQATPMQRSPGAPLRFIFLLCVLLLAVWIFLLLCLLSHFPKFPSQQLGGALGYLGWKGLYQGWYRLKPCWGCPGLPGDRLFTSTDADKRLQY